The Pecten maximus chromosome 12, xPecMax1.1, whole genome shotgun sequence genome includes a region encoding these proteins:
- the LOC117338993 gene encoding polyketide synthase 19-like, translated as MMEEVEEIAIVGIGCRFPGANNIKEFWKVLVNGENHVDEIPGDRWNLDAIYDPDPDAYGKTYVRRAGLLSKHDIWDNAFFGIAEKEASEMDPQQRYVLECVHMALEDGGITRTELDGSPTSVYIGAMNSDSKTSKDGDYSLLTNYSVTGDAASIITARVSYNYNLLGPSLTIDTACSSSLVAVNLATQSLRIGESSMAICGGVNSILYPDMFVTLTKARMASPTGQCQAFSDKADGYARGEGCGIVILERLSDALKNGRHIWATIRTGCNQDGQTAKPITAPSEVQQQRLLEDIYLRSYNINPSDVQYIEAHGTGTPIGDPVEVNSLGGFFKKYPIYNDDVKQQRYIGSVKTNIGHLESGAGAASLIKTLLMMKHGQIVPSLHSLPRNPKIDFENYELDVPTSVHSWPALQDGSRAACINCFGFGGTNSHAFIRDWVENSSNPEVISGTNEKLTCVPISAKSPTCLINTMKHMVTRLTEEPCNLKQLAYTASCKRDHHRYRRMFIESSITDLIKSCNDAIEMISSSTITPGKNYRIVYVFCGVGTAWTKMGMELVGDFPVFADTLRRIDTYLMPLTGWSMMDKIQDGAEMEDPFISHIGIFACQVGLSELWKHWGIFPDAIVGQSVGEVAAAYSSGVLSLSDAVKVIYHRSKLLAEASGGRMMVVRNASTATIAQICDKVGHVNIAVHSSPVACTISGGNTQVEAVKSLILEDAKKANDIPFLHDLKVGCAYHSYKVERAAQHINECLKGITANAPNIPIFSTVTGTMADDFGTPEYWQQNVARPVMFHQVLEQSTKEKSTLFLEIGPKPVLKAHLSDIFKDEDVTTIPSMKLNSGSSQVHTTLSGLYALGINPHWESIVEKHKLTDLPQYQFDGKQLMVESDYRFLRKQGLIDDSSGRHLMLTQKEKEGEFKVNLSPNATPFVYDHVIDDAVIIPGAVYSEVAFELGMNVMGIAAENMHVEYDIVRAIPLSKGKPSSLDMTSDITETKDGLTNITFSISKDAIIVAKGSVTNRNDTQKHIVPIEDVCIRTGKYMEREEIYSELSKYGYKYGPPVQVLESIIFENNECTGFINLTEEVARQLNQTSFHPAILDAMLHSSALNFLTNQRDSSYKIYPIRVGCVSVLRPFDKRMVCYTQTIQKVYDRIITNIILTRLDGVVLAEVKEIEHRTMDGSIRVNNLAYHITWAEEDISTVNCDSRDLNKNVTICYNDIAVLNTLRNVFPLGDSFKVHDVADDPTSMISSTQNKDVEMVIFVPDSNLVQNSKSSEEVFHNVTENCQAFLNAMKTLKEVDKTIIVVTENTQSNDSRADGNRNVFGAELWGFTRSLRQEGTKCKIFLIDVQPSVESEVKTLYQTIQLLTSDQDTSFTECLIVDGQLHSNFLQRRPQSGLQNQHRILSTDKQLDLQLRSTASDRIDTPFLIPGDRSCETGKNEVRLMVEEVCIHSPSDFCLTELDSGLNKSLWSDYKEGYPVIGLEFLGTINPSKHSNEKARRMVACYPTRIANRISVPELCVCDLASLPMYTPGLIIKSILMWSITQKVRRKSTVCIVTNSNPSDDAAVSLLRDILKTVKHCQVHIMSIDAIEENDAEIKYSVFVVLERHSKAKLACILRPGNTIVGFDDAMSCVSNQAIQFSSSKIRIHAVKKINVLEESNIVNTFPKVKHWLTRRRKRQDFSENARNSMLLQTLKLSNADNGEKEKMDTKAMGDKLIHKNAVYVVIGGMTGLGWEIVKWLGCKGAGVVVPLSRKGRVPEMNGKLQNAMDIHKYKIVPMSCNVANYADVEKTFSAIKTQFPNQPIKGIFQGAGVLRDTRIETMTMEKFKEVLQPKVLGTWNLHLVSKDLILDFFVMHSSTTSVFGNAGQTNYGAANSFMDSLALYRRSNNLPGQSINWGALSIGMASDETIRSNLEAQGYYVLETDKIKECLMDSLIRNPSQIVYGLFDWNVIGKNPAMMRTSAFDKDEAAVGNKSGQRRADNVVLDISKFMDTPFDDQRQTLAQLLFSSVSRVLSIDEGELEEKQNLLGLGMESQKAVELIQAMKEATGCRLPVAYILSPDYTIGMLIDFAHSNIIDNFSKEDNGKLEKKEDVDESPSWMEKFYIDMNELNSHDPSVWFSIDFKLGIGLSNPDVWRTVLRWITIRNPELRTTYHLTNQNIRFGMKRTTLDPEDAKIDMRVVDTGEITKEWTDQDIAKYCTFDITEDPPLRVLYGNSGKKHHIRFIMSHVTFDLQSFMTLLPQFRVDFLTYFYKKDINVTPVEIQDISVLMEERLDADRFFLEDFWKGELKKIERVASLAGSRAPALTSEKTEKVSLLLPRQLVGKILTNDHNVTASILIFSLYQILLHRMTGTTSIPVVLTVDMRRHFPEFIERIFLGTNYVPVITEFRDVHATLRELISMCSSQVALTGTGSLYPFLLIKQNEAYIENCCRHFFNVREIAFHGDRNNQFVDYSMDNAGYSTEFLNEVETALNVVTDRQAGTMELVLSYNPAIVSPSAAKSMVDDLLLLACVSVTSSDFQLDEIPFESCVSYVSDKMDKYLSTVKFLKETSNGWEHPAHLKVDMDRKVPQITWRNPDKKDKLRSKIPVPSVLHVDIGKIYDSWCLIIQTAKRQYCFKASDYPMVQAWRARIRKLLSRNKGKTEEIVPLIGHGNITHEAYAT; from the exons ACATGACATTTGGGACAATGCTTTTTTCGGCATTGCCGAAAAAGAGGCCTCAGAAATGGACCCCCAGCAACGATACGTTCTAGAATGTGTACACATGGCGTTGGAAGATGGCGGGATCACCCGTACAGAGCTGGATGGTTCGCCAACGAGTGTGTATATCGGCGCCATGAACAGTGATTCAAAGACGTCTAAAGACGGGGACTATTCACTGCTGACCAACTACTCCGTGACTGGGGACGCCGCCAGTATCATCACGGCACGCGTGTCGTACAACTACAACCTGCTTGGTCCTTCACTTACTATTGACACCGCTTGTTCGTCGTCACTTGTGGCTGTCAATCTGGCAACACAGTCTCTGAGAATCG GTGAATCGTCGATGGCGATATGCGGCGGTGTCAACAGCATTCTGTACCCAGACATGTTTGTCACTCTGACGAAGGCCCGGATGGCGTCACCTACCGGTCAGTGCCAAGCGTTCTCCGATAAGGCCGACGGATATGCTCGTGGAGAGGGATGTGGCATTGTCATACTAGAGAGACTGAGTGAT GCCCTGAAGAATGGCAGACACATATGGGCGACCATCCGTACTGGCTGCAACCAAGACGGTCAAACAGCAAAACCAATCACCGCACCTTCCGAGGTCCAGCAGCAGCGACTTCTAGAGGATATATATTTACGTTCCTACAACATTAACCCTAGTGATGTCCAGTACATCGAGGCTCATG GTACCGGAACGCCCATCGGTGATCCCGTTGAGGTCAACAGTCTCGGAGGCTTCTTTAAAAAGTATCcaatatataatgatgacgtAAAGCAACAAAGATATATTGGGTCTGTCAAAACCAACATTGGTCATCTCGAATCGGGAGCTGGAGCTGCAAGTCTTATCAAGACTCTTTTGATGATGAAGCACGGACAAATAGTACCATCTCTCCATTCACTTCCAAGAAACCCCAAGATTGACTTCGAAAATTATGAACTCGACGTACCTACATCCGTTCACTCATGGCCTGCACTACAAGATGGTTCAAGAGCTGCCTGCATCAACTGTTTCGGATTCGGTGGAACGAACAGTCACGCTTTTATCAGAGATTGGGTTGAAAATTCGTCAAATCCTGAAGTGATATCGGGAACTAATGAAAAGTTGACATGTGTTCCCATTTCAGCAAAGTCTCCGACGTGTCTAATAAATACGATGAAGCATATGGTTACGAGATTAACAGAAGAGCCATGTAACTTGAAACAATTAGCATACACTGCCTCGTGCAAACGAGATCACCATCGATATCGAAGAATGTTTATCGAGTCCAGTATTACAGATCTTATCAAAAGTTGCAATGATGCGATAGAGATGATATCAAGTAGCACCATTACACCTGGCAAGAATTATAGGATAGTTTACGTGTTCTGTGGCGTTGGGACGGCATGGACCAAAATGGGAATGGAACTTGTAGGAGATTTTCCTGTATTCGCCGACACACTGCGACGTATTGATACATACCTGATGCCTTTGACGGGATGGTCGATGATGGACAAAATACAAGATGGAGCAGAAATGGAGGATCCCTTCATTAGTCATATTGGAATATTTGCATGCCAAGTTGGGCTGTCAGAGCTCTGGAAACACTGGGGCATATTTCCTGATGCAATTGTAGGACAGTCTGTAGGTGAGGTGGCCGCGGCCTACAGTAGCGGGGTACTGTCTCTAAGTGATGCAGTTAAAGTTATCTACCACAGATCTAAATTATTGGCAGAAGCATCAGGTGGCAGAATGATGGTGGTGAGAAATGCAAGTACGGCAACAATAGCGCAGATATGCGACAAGGTTGGTCATGTTAATATCGCAGTCCATAGCAGTCCAGTGGCTTGTACAATATCCGGCGGTAACACACAAGTAGAGGCAGTGAAATCACTTATACTAGAGGATGCTAAGAAGGCGAATGACATACCATTCTTACACGATTTAAAAGTTGGCTGTGCTTATCACAGTTACAAGGTAGAAAGGGCAGCCCAACACATCAACGAATGCTTGAAAGGAATCACCGCTAATGCACCAAACATACCAATATTCTCCACCGTGACTGGGACAATGGCAGACGACTTTGGAACACCGGAGTACTGGCAGCAAAATGTTGCTAGACCAGTAATGTTTCATCAGGTACTTGAGCAATCAACAAAAGAGAAGTCCACTTTATTTTTGGAAATCGGTCCTAAACCGGTTTTGAAAGCTCATTTGAGTGATATATTTAAAGATGAAGATGTCACAACCATTCCCTCAATGAAACTAAACAGTGGTTCATCACAAGTGCATACAACACTTAGCGGATTGTACGCACTAGGTATCAACCCCCACTGGGAATCAATTGTTGAGAAACACAAGTTGACAGACCTGCCGCAGTACCAGTTTGACGGCAAACAGCTGATGGTAGAATCGGACTACCGCTTCCTTAGAAAGCAAGGACTGATTGACGATTCCTCGGGTCGACATCTTATGTTGACACAAAAGGAAAAGGAAGGAGAATTCAAGGTTAATCTTAGTCCAAATGCAACACCATTTGTATACGATCACGTCATCGACGACGCTGTTATCATCCCAGGTGCTGTTTATAGTGAAGTGGCGTTTGAGCTTGGAATGAACGTGATGGGTATAGCAGCGGAGAATATGCATGTAGAGTACGATATCGTCAGAGCAATTCCCTTGTCAAAAGGTAAGCCTTCCTCTCTTGATATGACATCTGACATCACAGAAACAAAAGATGGCTTGACAAATATCACGTTCTCAATTTCAAAGGACGCAATAATCGTCGCGAAGGGGTCTGTTACAAACAGAAACGATACACAGAAGCATATCGTTCCTATTGAAGATGTATGCATACGAACTGGAAAATATATGGAACGTGAAGAGATTTACAGCGAGTTGTCAAAGTATGGATACAAATACGGCCCTCCAGTCCAGGTTCTGGAATCtattatatttgaaaacaatgaGTGCACTGGCTTTATAAACCTCACTGAAGAGGTAGCCAGGCAATTGAATCAAACTTCTTTTCATCCGGCTATTTTAGACGCCATGCTGCATTCGAGTGCTCTCAATTTCCTTACTAATCAAAGGGACTCGTCTTACAAAATATACCCTATCCGTGTTGGTTGCGTCTCCGTTCTAAGACCTTTTGACAAAAGAATGGTCTGCTACACACAAACTATACAGAAGGTATATGATCGGATCATCACCAACATTATTCTCACTCGACTGGATGGCGTGGTATTGGCCGAGGTAAAGGAAATCGAACACAGGACGATGGATGGTAGCATCAGAGTAAACAATCTTGCCTATCACATCACTTGGGCCGAGGAAGATATTTCTACAGTTAACTGCGATTCGcgagatttgaataaaaatgttacaatatgttataacGACATCGCCGTTCTCAATACCCTGAGGAATGTATTTCCACTAGGAGACTCATTCAAAGTGCATGATGTGGCCGACGACCCTACTTCCATGATTTCCTCAACGCAGAACAAGGATGTCGAAATGGTGATATTTGTTCCCGATTCAAACCTTGTCCAAAACAGTAAAAGTAGCGAGGAGGTGTTTCATAATGTTACCGAAAACTGTCAGGCTTTCCTTAACGCCATGAAGACACTAAAGGAAGTGGACAAAACCATAATAGTAGTTACTGAAAACACACAATCAAACGATTCTCGAGCAGATGGCAATAGAAAtgtttttggtgctgaattatGGGGGTTTACCAGATCTCTGCGACAGGAGGGAACCAAGTGTAAAATTTTCCTCATCGATGTTCAACCTTCAGTTGAATCTGAGGTGAAAACATTATACCAAACGATTCAACTTCTTACTTCTGACCAGGATACCTCATTTACAGAATGCCTCATTGTTGACGGACAGTTGCACAGTAATTTCCTTCAGCGGAGGCCTCAGAGTGGCCTACAGAACCAGCACAGAATATTATCTACTGACAAACAGCTTGACCTTCAGTTACGGTCCACAGCATCCGACAGAATCGATACACCTTTCCTGATACCTGGGGATCGCTCATGTGAAACAGGAAAAAACGAAGTTCGCCTTATGGTAGAGGAAGTATGTATCCACTCCCCTTCTGATTTTTGCTTGACGGAGTTGGACTCCGGTCTCAACAAATCACTTTGGTCTGATTACAAAGAAGGATATCCAGTTATTGGGTTGGAATTCCTAGGAACCATCAATCCTTCAAAACATTCCAACGAGAAAGCAAGGCGCATGGTGGCATGCTACCCAACAAGAATTGCTAATAGGATATCCGTACCAGAATTATGCGTGTGTGACCTAGCAAGCTTGCCAATGTACACACCCGGACTTATCATTAAGTCCATATTGATGTGGTCTATCACGCAAAAGGTCAGACGCAAGTCTACAGTTTGTATAGTGACGAACTCAAACCCGTCTGATGATGCAGCGGTTAGCCTTCTCCGTGACATTTTAAAAACCGTAAAGCACTGCCAGGTTCATATAATGTCAATAGACGCAATTGAAGAAAATGATGCTGAGATTAAATACAGCGTATTCGTGGTACTAGAAAGACATTCCAAAGCAAAGTTAGCATGTATCTTACGGCCAGGGAATACCATTGTCGGCTTCGACGATGCTATGTCGTGCGTGTCAAATCAAGCTATTCAGTTTAGCTCAAGTAAAATAAGAATACACGccgttaaaaaaataaacgtgCTCGAGGAAAGCAACATTGTCAACACATTTCCAAAAGTGAAACATTGGCTAACACGTCGACGAAAACGACAAGACTTTTCTGAGAATGCCCGCAACTCAATGCTACTACAAACCCTTAAGCTGTCAAACGCAGATAATGGAGAAAAGGAAAAAATGGACACGAAAGCAATGGGAGACAAACTCATCCACAAAAATGCAGTGTATGTGGTGATCGGCGGGATGACAGGTCTTGGATGGGAAATCGTGAAATGGCTCGGTTGCAAAGGAGCTGGTGTTGTGGTTCCGCTATCAAGAAAAGGTCGTGTTCCAGAGATGAATGGAAAACTCCAGAATGCAATGGAcattcataaatacaaaattgtaccAATGAGTTGCAATGTCGCGAACTATGCTGATGTTGAAAAAACTTTCTCGGCCATCAAGACACAATTCCCAAATCAACCAATCAAGGGCATATTCCAGGGAGCAGGAGTACTGAGAGATACCCGCATTGAAACGATGACAATGGAGAAGTTCAAAGAGGTACTGCAGCCTAAGGTTTTAGGTACATGGAACCTACACCTTGTATCAAAGGATTTAATTTTAGATTTCTTTGTAATGCATTCCTCTACCACCTCTGTCTTTGGAAATGCCGGTCAGACGAATTACGGAGCTGCAAATTCATTCATGGATTCACTCGCCTTATACCGAAGATCAAATAACCTGCCAGGACAGAGCATCAATTGGGGTGCATTATCGATTGGTATGGCTAGTGACGAAACTATCCGAAGTAATCTAGAAGCACAGGGATATTACGTGCTTGAAACAGACAAGATTAAGGAATGCCTTATGGATTCCCTTATTAGAAATCCTAGTCAAATTGTTTACGGTTTGTTCGACTGGAACGTTATAGGGAAAAACCCAGCAATGATGCGGACATCAGCATTTGACAAGGACGAAGCTGCTGTCGGCAATAAGTCGGGACAAAGACGTGCTGATAACGTCGTGCTCGACATTTCAAAGTTCATGGATACACCTTTTGATGATCAGAGACAAACTCTCGCTCAGTTATTATTTAGCAGTGTATCTAGAGTGTTGTCGATCGATGAGGGTGAActtgaagaaaaacaaaaccttCTCGGACTTGGCATGGAGTCACAGAAAGCAGTGGAGTTAATTCAGGCGATGAAGGAAGCAACCGGATGTCGACTTCCAGTAGCATATATCTTATCTCCTGATTACACCATAGGAATGCTCATTGATTTTGCACATTcaaatataattgataatttcaGTAAAGAAGATAAtggaaaattagaaaaaaaagaggACGTGGATGAATCTCCATCGTGGATGGAAAAGTTCTATATAGACATGAACGAACTCAATTCGCATGACCCAAGTGTTTGGTTCAGTATTGATTTCAAACTAGGGATTGGCCTTTCAAATCCCGATGTATGGCGTACTGTCCTGCGATGGATAACAATTAGAAACCCAGAACTTAGAACAACGTATCATCTTACCAATCAGAATATTCGGTTTGGAATGAAAAGGACTACTTTGGATCCAGAGGATGCAAAGATAGACATGCGTGTTGTTGACACGGGCGAGATAACCAAAGAGTGGACAGATCAGGACATTGCCAAATACTGCACATTCGACATTACGGAGGACCCGCCTTTACGAGTTTTATATGGTAACTCTGGAAAGAAACATCATATCAGGTTCATCATGAGTCACGTCACCTTCGACCTGCAAAGTTTCATGACACTATTACCACAGTTTCGGGTGGATTTTCTGACGTATTTCTATAAGAAGGACATCAATGTTACACCTGTAGAGATCCAGGATATATCTGTACTGATGGAAGAACGTCTGGATGCAGACAGGTTTTTCCTTGAAGATTTTTGGAAAGGAGAGCTGAAGAAGATTGAAAGAGTAGCGTCACTTGCCGGATCCAGGGCACCTGCACTCACATCAGAAAAAACTGAAAAAGTATCGCTGTTGTTACCAAGACAGCTAGTGGGCAAAATCCTTACCAACGACCATAACGTAACAGCATCGATTCTAATTTTCAGTTTGTATCAAATTCTGCTACATAGGATGACAGGTACAACCTCCATCCCGGTTGTACTGACAGTAGACATGCGCCGACACTTTCCAGAGTTTATTGAAAGGATATTTCTGGGCACCAACTACGTCCCCGTCATAACGGAGTTCCGTGATGTGCATGCTACTCTCCGAGAACTTATTTCAATGTGCTCCAGCCAAGTGGCGCTGACTGGAACAGGCAGCCTATATCCATTTCTGCTTATCAAGCAAAATGAAGCTTATATCGAGAACTGTTGCCGACATTTCTTCAACGTCCGAGAAATAGCGTTTCATGGCGATAGAAATAATCAGTTTGTCGACTACTCTATGGACAATGCTGGTTACAGTACAGAATTTCTTAACGAAGTCGAAACGGCTTTGAATGTAGTGACTGATCGTCAAGCCGGAACGATGGAATTGGTGTTGAGTTACAATCCAGCTATAGTAAGTCCGTCGGCAGCAAAGAGTATGGTCGACGATCTCTTGCTATTGGCCTGTGTGagtgtgacgtcatcagattTTCAGCTGGACGAAATACCGTTCGAGTCCTGTGTATCCTACGTTTCAGACAAGATGGACAAATATTTGtcaacag TAAAGTTTTTAAAGGAGACATCAAACGGCTGGGAGCACCCGGCACATTTGAAAGTGGATATGGACAGAAAAGTACCTCAAATAACATGGAGGAATCCAGACAAAAAGGATAAGTTACGTAGCAAAATCCCTGTTCCGTCTGTGCTTCACGTAGACATTGGTAAAATATATG ATTCCTGGTGCCTTATTATTCAGACAGCAAAGAGACAGTACTGCTTCAAGGCTTCCGACTACCCCATGGTCCAAGCCTGGAGAGCGAGAATCAGGAAATTGTTGTCAAGGAACAAAGGAAAGACGGAAGAAATTGTACCACTGATAggacatggtaatataactcACGAGGCATACGCGACGTAA